One Natronomonas moolapensis 8.8.11 genomic region harbors:
- a CDS encoding OmpH family outer membrane protein yields MTTNQSAEELVREPPEVTLWLDEFASLLGFERIAESLPGNFPPSYVYAGFMIPIFTAFDFGYDLFVIGGEVHIYYLNPYYALNPFLLLGAVYGARKLRKEYATAVREMNLEDRAQTHEADDLVDTVPQKLPWVLFVIGATVQFLPSVTDPSGLVFTDYVMNYFVLPFVYTPIVIQFLAVYFSIEFIAPFRLWRSTVGIDFLDPEGVGGLRPLGELVKTAYYYIGAGLIGYAFVIYAPLIDTGWVPNTGVNVIFTTVWIISIGTVAFAVLILHRFMRREKRAELQRLEAELSAHIDSRYDILEYEIQDDRQEYVQNLQDRIQKVSKTREYPATFTIWTQILLSIALPKAFQLFISGL; encoded by the coding sequence ATGACAACGAATCAATCGGCCGAAGAACTTGTACGAGAGCCACCGGAGGTAACTCTTTGGTTGGATGAGTTTGCCTCATTGCTCGGGTTTGAACGAATTGCCGAGTCACTTCCCGGAAATTTCCCGCCATCATATGTGTATGCTGGATTTATGATTCCCATCTTTACAGCGTTTGATTTCGGTTACGACTTGTTCGTAATTGGTGGCGAAGTGCACATTTACTATCTGAACCCTTATTATGCGCTCAATCCATTCTTGTTACTCGGCGCGGTGTATGGAGCACGAAAACTCCGCAAAGAGTACGCCACAGCGGTGAGGGAAATGAATCTTGAAGACCGAGCACAGACGCATGAAGCAGATGATCTTGTTGACACCGTTCCCCAGAAATTACCGTGGGTCCTGTTTGTAATCGGCGCAACTGTTCAATTTCTCCCGTCAGTGACGGATCCCTCCGGCCTTGTCTTTACCGATTACGTAATGAACTATTTCGTGCTTCCGTTTGTGTACACACCCATCGTCATTCAGTTTCTTGCAGTCTACTTTTCTATTGAATTTATTGCACCATTCCGGCTCTGGCGTTCAACTGTCGGGATCGATTTCTTAGATCCAGAGGGGGTAGGTGGGCTTCGGCCACTTGGTGAACTGGTCAAAACCGCGTACTATTATATCGGTGCTGGATTGATCGGATACGCCTTTGTCATATATGCTCCGCTTATAGATACAGGATGGGTACCCAATACGGGAGTGAACGTGATATTTACTACTGTGTGGATTATATCAATCGGAACAGTTGCATTTGCGGTGCTTATCCTTCATCGGTTCATGCGCCGTGAAAAGCGAGCGGAACTTCAACGTCTTGAAGCGGAGCTCTCGGCTCATATTGATTCCCGTTATGATATACTTGAATACGAAATTCAAGACGACCGCCAAGAATACGTGCAAAATCTGCAGGACCGGATTCAAAAAGTCAGTAAAACACGAGAGTATCCCGCCACATTCACAATCTGGACCCAAATCCTGTTGAGTATTGCACTTCCGAAAGCATTTCAGCTATTCATTAGCGGCTTATAG
- the thyA gene encoding thymidylate synthase, protein MRQYHDLVAEALAEGTYKPNRTGVDTVAAFSHHYEADLAEGFPLLTTKRMDGYRWNSLIHELLWYLSGDEHVRTLREETKIWDAWADEAGRLDTAYGRFWRRFPIPEGTDQLPGESWPDESHPRVETESTAEGGSRRVFDQLGHVLDTLREAPNSRRMVVSAWHPANAAVSTLPPCHYTFVFNVQGDRLNVHLTQRSGDIALGVPFNLAAYSLLAHAVANRTGFEVGSFGHTIVDAHVYCGASERGSWYAEHLPALQERLRGVEDRESYLDVREWLEEAAPPEVDGETGYDHVPGLLTQLSREPRSRPRIEVANKPLDELEYGDIRLSAYDPAPGISFSVAE, encoded by the coding sequence ATGCGTCAGTACCACGACCTCGTCGCCGAGGCTCTCGCCGAGGGGACGTACAAGCCGAACCGGACCGGCGTCGACACCGTCGCCGCCTTCAGCCACCACTACGAGGCGGACCTCGCAGAGGGGTTTCCCCTCCTGACGACGAAGCGGATGGACGGCTACCGGTGGAACTCGCTGATACACGAGTTGCTGTGGTATCTCTCGGGGGACGAACACGTCCGGACCCTCCGCGAGGAGACGAAGATCTGGGACGCGTGGGCCGACGAGGCGGGCCGCCTCGACACCGCCTACGGGCGCTTTTGGCGTCGGTTCCCGATCCCCGAGGGGACGGATCAGCTCCCCGGCGAGAGCTGGCCGGACGAGTCACACCCCCGCGTCGAGACCGAGTCGACGGCTGAGGGCGGCTCCCGGCGGGTGTTCGACCAGCTCGGGCACGTCCTCGACACGCTCCGGGAGGCCCCGAACTCCCGGCGGATGGTCGTCAGCGCCTGGCACCCCGCCAACGCCGCCGTCTCGACGCTGCCGCCGTGTCACTACACGTTCGTGTTCAACGTCCAGGGCGACCGCCTCAACGTCCACCTGACCCAGCGCTCCGGTGACATCGCTCTGGGAGTCCCGTTCAACCTCGCGGCGTACTCGCTTCTCGCCCACGCGGTCGCGAACCGGACCGGCTTTGAGGTCGGCTCGTTCGGCCACACGATCGTCGACGCCCACGTCTACTGCGGGGCGAGCGAGCGCGGGTCGTGGTACGCCGAGCACCTCCCGGCGCTGCAGGAACGGCTCCGGGGCGTCGAGGACCGCGAGAGCTATCTCGACGTGCGCGAGTGGCTCGAGGAGGCCGCCCCGCCGGAGGTCGACGGCGAGACGGGGTACGACCACGTGCCCGGGCTGTTGACCCAGCTCTCCCGGGAGCCGCGCTCGCGCCCGCGGATCGAGGTGGCGAATAAACCGCTCGACGAACTCGAATACGGGGACATCCGGCTCTCGGCGTACGATCCGGCCCCCGGAATTTCCTTTTCGGTCGCGGAATGA
- a CDS encoding thioredoxin domain-containing protein, giving the protein MTENSADESISTCDRCGSYSGITVGYFEQYRIPDEYDTLCTDCAEEENTHTAEEMSDEELIAAIMDDSIGYASPTHAAKHVADFRESGYSAYCERGAAVFDRDLDALIESARAHWLRIKQGNPEKAKQLLETVEQWKEVEEQEGPMASMGISVLYPTHAPTGDGEDE; this is encoded by the coding sequence ATGACAGAAAACTCAGCAGACGAGAGTATCTCGACGTGTGACCGGTGTGGCAGCTATTCCGGTATCACTGTCGGGTACTTCGAGCAGTACAGGATTCCAGATGAGTACGACACGCTGTGTACCGATTGCGCTGAAGAAGAAAACACCCACACGGCGGAGGAGATGAGCGATGAGGAGTTGATAGCGGCGATAATGGACGACTCGATAGGCTACGCAAGTCCCACACATGCAGCGAAGCACGTTGCAGACTTCAGAGAAAGCGGATACTCGGCATATTGTGAACGGGGAGCGGCTGTGTTCGACCGAGATTTGGATGCTCTGATTGAGTCAGCTAGAGCTCACTGGCTCCGGATAAAACAAGGCAACCCCGAGAAAGCAAAGCAATTACTCGAAACCGTAGAGCAGTGGAAAGAAGTCGAGGAACAAGAAGGCCCGATGGCGAGTATGGGTATCTCGGTTCTGTATCCTACGCACGCGCCCACGGGAGATGGTGAAGATGAATGA
- a CDS encoding GntR family transcriptional regulator produces the protein MSKNNAVEAENPEIWGEEFISSYIQIADQESHDNPRMHLGLALGLLGESLRNCSFKNGSEPCRVHPLVFQKSGSGKESAFNVAERVANRVDKRLDDEMSFDFYSVDNITNGNLVGTRVDGQHKQGVADQHDVLGLREAKDLFSHQDVRRRLRIIMDEEEVTREMREGTITTDSSCTIVGTVPPREISAEKVSELVGEGTLARPLYFFTEVNLSDTTETIGQILTETSVDEERERSISADKQKELTQRICRTLSHITEHYSEGIEFKIELSQQTLEAMIRKRIETDLEYYSEGVGVIVQPMLTRYTIHALRIACIMAALDNCSHTVEQDHLKQAMTYWGQSFSSMLDYFARRRDEISGVNRAAMRRQRDKARDKLDLLTKILEIPNVRQARLAEELRVSPETIRKHANELEDQGAIEISNGGNSAQYLPVDNSRNHNVTDFME, from the coding sequence ATGAGTAAAAATAATGCAGTAGAAGCTGAAAATCCCGAAATCTGGGGAGAAGAGTTTATAAGTAGCTACATTCAGATCGCAGATCAAGAGTCTCATGACAACCCAAGGATGCACCTTGGGTTGGCACTGGGATTGCTTGGCGAGAGCCTCCGCAATTGCAGCTTCAAGAACGGAAGTGAACCTTGCCGAGTCCACCCCTTGGTGTTCCAAAAAAGCGGCAGCGGAAAAGAGTCGGCGTTCAACGTGGCCGAGAGGGTTGCTAACCGGGTTGACAAGCGACTTGATGATGAGATGAGCTTCGATTTTTATAGTGTTGACAACATCACCAACGGGAACCTCGTGGGCACGCGCGTTGATGGACAGCATAAGCAGGGAGTAGCCGACCAGCATGATGTCCTCGGTCTCCGAGAAGCCAAAGACCTGTTTAGTCACCAAGATGTCCGTCGTCGCCTACGAATCATCATGGACGAAGAGGAGGTCACTCGTGAGATGCGAGAGGGGACTATTACAACAGACTCCTCATGTACTATTGTGGGAACCGTCCCCCCACGCGAGATTAGTGCTGAGAAGGTCTCAGAACTCGTTGGGGAGGGGACACTGGCGAGGCCACTTTATTTTTTCACCGAGGTCAACCTCAGCGACACGACTGAAACCATTGGCCAGATTCTCACAGAGACAAGCGTTGATGAAGAGCGAGAGAGGAGCATCAGCGCAGACAAACAAAAAGAACTCACTCAACGCATCTGTCGGACTCTCAGCCACATAACCGAGCACTACTCAGAGGGCATTGAGTTCAAGATTGAACTCTCACAGCAAACGCTTGAGGCAATGATCCGTAAGCGAATCGAGACAGATCTAGAATATTACTCGGAGGGGGTCGGAGTAATTGTCCAACCAATGCTCACACGTTACACGATTCATGCGCTACGGATTGCCTGTATCATGGCCGCCTTGGACAACTGCTCGCATACCGTTGAACAGGACCATCTTAAGCAAGCAATGACCTATTGGGGCCAATCGTTCTCCAGTATGCTGGATTACTTTGCCCGGAGGCGAGATGAAATCTCTGGCGTGAATAGGGCAGCAATGAGGCGGCAACGAGACAAAGCTCGTGATAAACTTGACCTGCTCACGAAGATTCTGGAAATACCAAACGTCAGACAAGCTCGATTAGCGGAAGAGCTTCGAGTGAGTCCGGAAACCATCCGAAAGCACGCTAATGAGCTTGAAGATCAGGGAGCAATAGAGATCAGCAATGGAGGAAACAGTGCTCAATACCTCCCTGTAGATAACTCCCGAAATCATAACGTGACAGACTTCATGGAGTAA
- a CDS encoding cupin domain-containing protein produces MAYQTASAGDIDSVVPEEFGGMWFFREPLGCENLGMTLLELDPGAKGKPHDHAEDGQEEVYLVVDGALTVRVGGEGGDPEAERTLSEGEAIRVDGETHRALFNEGDERVRVVIAGAP; encoded by the coding sequence ATGGCCTACCAGACCGCGAGCGCCGGCGACATCGACAGCGTCGTTCCCGAGGAGTTCGGTGGCATGTGGTTCTTCCGGGAGCCGCTGGGCTGTGAGAACCTCGGCATGACGCTTCTGGAACTGGACCCGGGCGCGAAGGGCAAACCCCACGACCACGCCGAGGACGGCCAAGAGGAAGTGTATCTCGTCGTCGACGGCGCGTTGACCGTCCGGGTCGGCGGCGAGGGAGGCGACCCCGAGGCCGAACGGACGCTCTCGGAGGGGGAGGCGATCCGGGTCGACGGCGAAACGCACCGGGCACTGTTCAACGAGGGCGACGAGCGGGTTCGAGTCGTCATCGCGGGCGCGCCATGA
- a CDS encoding helix-turn-helix transcriptional regulator has product MDRASGRGVVWLFVGVLLCSCALAATTAAGVPAGPASSVERPAVEGSLGDLSTEAFEADRTRFLITVYENGSSEWVFRYEQRLEDSNATGAFETYAERFNGEETESYANFRARATALTGSGTSVTGREMAAEQFRRDARIEERPPSGDEFGVVEMSFVWTNFAESDGNRLVVGDVFVDGLYVGPEQQLRFDRGPDVRFESVAPDPDSVSAGTLEESASVTWLGEKQFTDRRPRIVYYLRDTGAGTGSGAAAGTEADTGSGAPPGFRSPVSLLAAFFVVLLGIGAALAYRSRDRRDSSDGLTDEPTHTETGAVEGTSPPTEQPQPASETTGSAAGTGSAAETGGAAAAEETDTNVPPAVSEAELRSDEELVVDLLEDHGGRMKQVDIVDGTEWSKSKVSMLLSEMEDDGVISKLRVGRENIVSLAGHEPDAAGSPFDDEG; this is encoded by the coding sequence ATGGATCGTGCATCCGGTCGAGGGGTCGTCTGGCTGTTCGTCGGCGTGCTACTGTGCTCATGTGCCCTCGCGGCCACGACCGCTGCGGGAGTCCCGGCGGGACCGGCGTCATCGGTCGAACGGCCGGCGGTCGAGGGGAGCCTCGGCGACCTCTCGACCGAGGCGTTCGAGGCCGACCGGACGCGGTTTCTGATTACGGTCTACGAGAACGGGAGTTCGGAGTGGGTGTTCCGATACGAACAGCGCCTCGAGGACTCGAACGCCACGGGGGCGTTCGAAACCTACGCCGAGCGATTCAACGGCGAGGAGACCGAAAGCTACGCGAATTTCCGGGCGCGAGCGACGGCGCTCACCGGGTCCGGAACCAGCGTAACCGGACGGGAGATGGCGGCCGAGCAGTTCCGGCGTGACGCCCGTATCGAAGAGCGACCCCCCTCGGGCGACGAGTTCGGGGTCGTAGAGATGTCGTTCGTCTGGACGAACTTCGCCGAGTCAGACGGGAACCGTCTCGTCGTCGGCGACGTCTTCGTCGACGGACTCTACGTCGGCCCCGAACAACAGCTCCGGTTCGACCGCGGCCCGGACGTTCGCTTCGAGTCGGTCGCACCCGACCCCGACAGCGTCTCCGCCGGGACGCTCGAGGAGAGCGCCTCGGTCACCTGGCTCGGCGAGAAACAGTTCACCGATCGCCGGCCCCGAATCGTGTACTACCTCCGTGATACGGGGGCGGGTACCGGGTCCGGGGCTGCCGCCGGTACGGAAGCCGATACGGGGTCGGGGGCGCCTCCTGGCTTCCGCTCTCCCGTCTCGCTCCTCGCGGCGTTTTTTGTGGTTCTGCTCGGCATCGGCGCCGCACTCGCGTACCGCTCGCGGGACCGCCGGGACTCCTCGGATGGCCTGACGGACGAACCGACCCACACGGAGACCGGGGCTGTCGAGGGGACGTCACCTCCGACCGAACAGCCACAGCCGGCCTCCGAGACGACGGGAAGCGCCGCCGGGACGGGAAGCGCCGCCGAGACGGGAGGCGCTGCCGCGGCCGAAGAGACGGACACGAACGTGCCACCAGCGGTGTCCGAGGCCGAACTGCGGTCCGACGAGGAACTGGTCGTCGACCTGCTCGAAGACCACGGCGGCCGGATGAAACAGGTCGACATCGTCGACGGCACGGAGTGGTCGAAATCGAAGGTGTCGATGCTCCTCTCGGAGATGGAAGACGACGGGGTCATCTCGAAGCTCCGCGTCGGCCGCGAGAACATCGTCTCGCTCGCCGGGCACGAACCCGACGCTGCCGGCTCCCCGTTCGACGACGAAGGGTGA
- a CDS encoding tyrosine-type recombinase/integrase, with product MLRSAEAFIGECRDCDYAESTIKTHNQSLSSFSEWIAEQDFSETECGATEIEEFVQWVKQRKPTPYGDIRSGVFWSLKKYFVYLVEEGEIQQNPCDNVDIVDCIILDDASRYLQRTRATKAEGTIQNRELGLIQFTEWLENQNEETLQEFTPLRLEDYAIHLKQKGYGDTTIKDKFAAVSMLYEFLHDKANVIDENPAEEVNLNQADIVDYRNPTKKSDKLAEDIPYVTREQKEAMKEHCPGPKTRNELLIELMWQTGLRREEAADILLDNLDRENRDIQIRGKNDKNRVVFYQPTLDTLLQIWLDSGYRQSYNWAEKSNHLFVSERSGRLNPHQINQVIVKSAKNAGIQSKMYTDGNGQNRYKITAHSLRHGFAVQSLKNGMDIKTLADIMGHESLDTTKQYLRLITDDLRERYRKYGPEGTE from the coding sequence ATGCTCAGGTCAGCAGAAGCCTTCATCGGTGAGTGTCGAGACTGCGATTACGCAGAGTCAACCATCAAGACTCACAACCAATCTCTGAGCTCCTTCTCCGAGTGGATTGCGGAGCAAGATTTTTCCGAGACGGAGTGTGGGGCAACGGAGATAGAGGAATTCGTCCAGTGGGTCAAGCAGCGGAAGCCAACACCCTATGGAGATATCCGGTCAGGTGTCTTCTGGAGTCTCAAGAAGTACTTCGTTTATCTCGTTGAAGAAGGCGAGATTCAACAAAATCCATGTGATAACGTGGACATTGTCGACTGTATCATTCTGGATGACGCTTCTCGGTATCTCCAGCGAACAAGAGCGACCAAAGCCGAAGGGACAATCCAGAATCGTGAACTTGGTCTCATCCAGTTCACTGAGTGGCTCGAAAACCAGAATGAAGAGACCCTTCAGGAATTCACACCACTCAGACTCGAAGACTACGCGATACACCTGAAGCAGAAGGGATACGGCGATACGACAATCAAGGACAAGTTCGCGGCTGTCTCGATGCTGTATGAGTTCTTGCACGACAAAGCGAACGTCATAGATGAGAACCCAGCAGAAGAGGTCAACCTGAACCAGGCGGATATCGTCGATTATCGGAATCCCACAAAGAAGAGCGACAAACTCGCCGAGGACATCCCATATGTGACCAGAGAGCAGAAAGAGGCGATGAAAGAGCACTGCCCTGGTCCTAAGACTCGGAACGAACTATTGATTGAGTTGATGTGGCAGACCGGTCTCCGTCGTGAGGAAGCTGCGGACATACTACTCGACAACCTCGACAGAGAGAACAGAGATATTCAGATTCGAGGCAAGAACGACAAGAATCGGGTTGTCTTCTATCAACCGACTCTCGATACACTCCTGCAGATATGGCTTGATAGCGGCTATCGTCAGAGCTACAACTGGGCTGAGAAATCGAACCACCTTTTCGTCTCTGAGCGAAGTGGTCGACTCAACCCCCACCAAATCAACCAAGTCATCGTGAAGTCCGCCAAGAACGCAGGCATCCAGTCGAAGATGTATACTGATGGTAACGGCCAGAACAGATACAAAATCACTGCTCACTCCCTGCGACACGGATTCGCAGTCCAATCTCTGAAGAACGGCATGGATATCAAGACGCTAGCGGATATCATGGGTCATGAGAGTCTGGATACGACAAAGCAGTATCTCCGGTTGATTACTGACGACCTCCGAGAGCGCTATCGGAAGTACGGGCCTGAAGGGACTGAATAG
- a CDS encoding creatininase family protein — protein MYLADETWPELGDYFENESLALVPLGSTEQHGPHLPEGTDHLIAEGFAREVAERTGYLCTPTINIGVSPHHRQFHGTMWADAPVFRDYVESITRNLAYHGIDRVIYVNAHGGNIEHLREVGRRLRDEEVLYAIEWMWNDSIPDLVDDLFEQNGPHGGPKETAMIQHLRPELVREDRLEDARDGGIASVDAAETEKFGARTFYDAADNTGNGVLGDQTDATAEKGEQMFEAATEQLVKLCDWLDAQDFQDLMPEEHV, from the coding sequence ATGTATCTTGCCGACGAGACCTGGCCAGAACTTGGGGATTACTTTGAGAACGAATCCCTGGCGCTGGTTCCACTTGGCTCAACTGAGCAACACGGACCTCATCTCCCAGAGGGGACGGACCACCTGATTGCAGAGGGTTTTGCACGAGAAGTCGCTGAACGAACTGGCTACCTCTGTACGCCGACTATCAATATCGGAGTAAGTCCTCATCACAGGCAGTTTCACGGGACGATGTGGGCTGACGCTCCTGTCTTTCGGGACTATGTAGAGTCAATAACACGAAATCTAGCGTACCACGGCATAGACCGAGTCATCTATGTCAACGCTCATGGCGGAAACATAGAACATCTCCGCGAGGTTGGTAGACGGCTTCGTGATGAGGAGGTACTCTATGCAATAGAATGGATGTGGAACGATAGTATCCCTGACCTCGTAGATGACTTGTTTGAGCAGAACGGGCCTCATGGAGGTCCGAAGGAGACGGCGATGATTCAGCACCTTAGGCCAGAACTTGTCCGTGAAGACCGTCTAGAAGATGCGAGAGATGGAGGGATAGCGAGTGTTGATGCAGCAGAGACAGAGAAATTTGGGGCACGTACATTCTACGATGCTGCTGATAACACGGGGAACGGCGTCTTAGGAGACCAAACAGATGCCACTGCGGAGAAGGGCGAGCAAATGTTTGAAGCTGCGACAGAGCAACTTGTCAAACTCTGTGACTGGCTTGATGCTCAGGACTTCCAGGACCTCATGCCAGAGGAGCACGTGTAG
- a CDS encoding IS6-like element ISNamo13 family transposase has protein sequence MMLADLLSECFAADLEECWERERTVTPVRAFAVRLHATGCSLRETTTILAELGVERSHGAVWNWVHRVADSVPDPPSAQPTRVAVDETAVKINGEWSWLYAAIDIETKLILDVQLFGRHGTDPAAAFLHGLREKHDLSDTVFLVDGYGYQTALARLGLSGRLDYVDRNLIEKWFHTLKMRVDRFHNSWVGSRSSAREWFEQFTHYYNRQRPHQSLNGRTPADEVLN, from the coding sequence ATGATGCTCGCAGACCTGCTCAGCGAGTGTTTTGCGGCGGATTTAGAAGAATGTTGGGAGCGTGAGCGGACGGTGACGCCCGTCAGGGCGTTCGCCGTCCGACTCCACGCGACCGGTTGTTCACTCAGAGAAACAACAACGATTCTTGCTGAATTAGGCGTAGAACGCTCTCACGGAGCGGTTTGGAATTGGGTGCATCGGGTTGCTGACAGCGTTCCTGACCCGCCGTCGGCGCAGCCGACGCGGGTCGCTGTCGACGAGACTGCTGTCAAAATCAATGGAGAGTGGTCTTGGTTATACGCTGCAATAGACATCGAGACGAAGTTGATCCTCGACGTACAATTGTTTGGACGACATGGCACCGATCCGGCGGCTGCGTTTCTGCATGGACTCCGCGAGAAGCACGATCTCTCCGACACCGTGTTTCTCGTCGATGGCTATGGCTATCAGACTGCCCTTGCTCGGTTAGGACTGAGTGGTCGGCTTGATTACGTCGACCGAAACCTCATCGAAAAGTGGTTTCACACACTCAAAATGCGGGTCGACCGCTTCCATAATTCATGGGTCGGCAGTCGGTCAAGCGCACGTGAATGGTTTGAACAGTTCACACACTACTACAACCGCCAACGACCGCATCAATCGCTCAACGGACGAACGCCAGCTGACGAGGTGCTAAACTAG
- a CDS encoding dihydrofolate reductase has product MKVALVAAVAENGVIGSDGEMPWHYPADLRKFKETTMGHPVVMGRKTYESIADRLGGPLPGRTNVVLSRRDSLCLPEGAVHARDLDAAFEAAETALASGQETAYVVGGATVYEACLDRADELVVTEIPEAPAGDTHFPEIGHEWTEHGRERVGDVSVVTYRRTSAGE; this is encoded by the coding sequence ATGAAGGTCGCGCTCGTCGCCGCGGTCGCCGAAAACGGTGTCATCGGCTCGGACGGCGAGATGCCGTGGCACTACCCGGCGGACCTCCGGAAGTTCAAGGAGACGACGATGGGGCACCCGGTCGTCATGGGGCGAAAGACCTACGAATCGATCGCGGATCGACTCGGCGGCCCACTCCCCGGTCGGACGAACGTCGTCCTCTCGCGTCGCGACTCGCTCTGTCTCCCCGAGGGAGCCGTCCACGCGCGGGACCTCGACGCCGCTTTCGAGGCGGCCGAGACAGCCCTCGCCTCCGGCCAGGAGACGGCCTACGTCGTCGGCGGCGCAACGGTGTACGAGGCGTGTCTCGACCGGGCGGACGAACTCGTCGTGACCGAGATCCCCGAAGCGCCAGCGGGCGACACGCACTTTCCGGAGATCGGCCACGAGTGGACCGAACACGGCCGCGAACGAGTCGGCGACGTCTCGGTCGTCACGTACCGCCGGACGTCCGCCGGCGAGTGA